One window from the genome of Gimesia aquarii encodes:
- a CDS encoding sugar phosphate isomerase/epimerase family protein: protein MKLSLSVRIAEAACKTKLNISFTELADIAVESGYSALCMRASVVGTQSSQSELDQIRSIVDRVGLVVSMVTADFNIPQNNDQAPEALKDIEPSLNVAETLGCKMIRVCLKSEADILHAQRAADLAAERGMQLVHQFHPACLFEEVEKSVVILNQIDRPNFGLIYEPASLLMCGQEYGETTLKKILPWLMNVYVQNLVITTDGPDHLETWCLGDRPFQLLPYWDESGRGIDFKYMMSGLKAVDYHRFFTVHQAEGIVTAADARAYAVRCKAWFDSLS from the coding sequence ATGAAGCTTTCACTTTCAGTGAGAATTGCTGAAGCTGCTTGCAAGACAAAGTTAAATATTTCATTTACAGAATTAGCGGATATCGCTGTTGAGTCTGGTTATTCTGCACTCTGTATGCGTGCCAGTGTGGTAGGTACTCAGAGTTCGCAGTCAGAGCTGGATCAGATTCGGTCCATAGTGGATCGGGTAGGTCTAGTCGTTTCAATGGTTACAGCTGATTTTAATATTCCACAAAATAACGATCAGGCACCTGAAGCACTAAAAGATATCGAACCCAGTTTGAATGTGGCCGAGACGCTGGGATGTAAAATGATTCGAGTCTGTTTGAAATCTGAAGCAGACATTCTCCATGCACAACGAGCTGCCGATCTTGCTGCGGAACGAGGTATGCAACTGGTACATCAGTTCCACCCAGCTTGTCTCTTTGAGGAAGTAGAAAAGTCTGTTGTCATTCTGAATCAAATTGATCGTCCCAATTTTGGTCTGATTTATGAACCGGCAAGTTTACTGATGTGTGGTCAAGAGTACGGGGAGACAACACTCAAAAAAATTCTGCCCTGGCTCATGAATGTTTATGTTCAGAACTTAGTGATCACAACGGATGGTCCTGATCATCTTGAAACCTGGTGTCTGGGGGATCGCCCTTTTCAATTATTACCTTATTGGGATGAAAGCGGGCGAGGAATTGACTTCAAGTACATGATGTCCGGATTAAAAGCAGTCGACTATCATCGCTTTTTTACAGTTCATCAGGCAGAGGGCATTGTGACCGCCGCCGACGCACGTGCATATGCTGTGCGGTGTAAGGCTTGGTTTGACTCCCTGAGTTGA
- a CDS encoding sulfatase-like hydrolase/transferase produces the protein MKKAFIVSFEQLPACMLGCYGHQWIETPNFDRLASLSILFDQHFANDLRTTQNSFPWWTGKTIPDVFEAGEQNRASFVSHLKTKGVKSSLLVESDSQTGRNATDRSQENYFVEFDQVETIVGKNGFKVSEDKTPIAQLMQAAIERLPEWMEDSQERLIWIRSTGVPLSPLAPEFFSTLYLDEVLDQGDTEEENFDEVNLVGDHAEQSLSEEDEPSDYSEPDLDPEDWLELITVVAELFTNPEEWSELDDHERQMARAIYAGYVTLLDQWFGRFLDQMLDYAETHSFLLIVTAAKGGNALLGPVRQAEDWGLFEEISHVPLFIYDSKNEQQGNRRQFLSQPADLPVSISSWFGKPLEIDSNLGNNLFDVILDRKAFSEPLIYAASDQAIALRSTDFYYLRLAINRESFDSGETEMLSDNLTTQLYQKPMDRWDVYELHAQLPEVVAQFSSRLEQSKKHDQNLS, from the coding sequence ATGAAAAAAGCGTTTATCGTCAGCTTTGAACAATTGCCAGCTTGTATGCTGGGCTGCTACGGCCATCAGTGGATCGAAACACCAAACTTTGACCGGTTGGCTTCACTTTCCATTCTTTTTGATCAACATTTTGCCAATGATTTGCGCACCACCCAAAACTCGTTTCCCTGGTGGACCGGGAAAACCATTCCAGATGTGTTTGAAGCAGGCGAACAAAACAGAGCTTCTTTCGTTTCACATCTTAAGACAAAAGGTGTGAAGTCAAGCTTGCTAGTGGAATCAGATAGTCAAACGGGGCGCAATGCAACTGATCGATCTCAAGAGAATTATTTTGTAGAATTCGATCAAGTCGAGACAATAGTTGGGAAAAATGGATTCAAAGTCAGCGAAGACAAAACTCCCATAGCGCAGTTGATGCAAGCTGCAATCGAACGACTGCCAGAGTGGATGGAAGATTCTCAAGAGCGATTAATTTGGATTCGGTCCACAGGGGTTCCCTTATCTCCGTTAGCTCCGGAGTTTTTCTCTACGTTGTATCTTGATGAAGTACTCGATCAGGGAGATACGGAAGAAGAGAATTTTGATGAAGTTAATCTTGTAGGAGATCATGCTGAGCAAAGCTTATCAGAGGAAGATGAACCGTCGGATTATTCAGAACCAGATCTTGATCCAGAGGACTGGCTGGAATTGATCACGGTTGTCGCTGAGTTATTTACCAATCCTGAAGAGTGGTCTGAACTCGATGACCATGAACGACAGATGGCACGGGCCATCTATGCAGGTTATGTAACATTGCTCGATCAATGGTTTGGACGTTTCCTCGATCAAATGTTAGATTATGCAGAAACACATTCATTTCTATTGATAGTGACAGCAGCGAAGGGCGGAAACGCACTTCTAGGACCAGTTCGGCAAGCAGAGGACTGGGGGCTGTTTGAAGAAATAAGCCACGTACCTTTGTTTATTTACGATTCTAAGAATGAACAGCAAGGTAACAGACGGCAATTTCTCTCGCAGCCAGCAGATCTTCCAGTCTCAATATCATCCTGGTTCGGAAAACCACTCGAGATAGATTCCAACCTTGGAAATAATTTATTCGATGTGATTCTTGATCGAAAGGCTTTTTCTGAGCCCTTAATTTATGCCGCCAGTGATCAGGCTATTGCATTACGTTCGACAGATTTTTATTATCTGCGACTAGCAATTAATCGGGAGTCTTTCGATTCTGGAGAGACTGAAATGTTGAGTGATAACCTGACAACGCAACTTTATCAAAAGCCGATGGACCGATGGGATGTCTACGAGTTGCATGCACAACTACCTGAAGTCGTAGCACAGTTTTCCTCTCGACTTGAGCAGAGCAAAAAACATGATCAAAATTTATCATAA
- a CDS encoding FmdB family zinc ribbon protein — MPIKFRCQHCDQLMGISRSKAGEIVDCPTCGLSVRVPGLDGQIAPIPQPKLNLKDSELSNALDELASIGTNVTLDKQVNSDLDHDLQIPNSTAPEPQVKEPDSAEAFKAIPVREINHSALVQQVEEINPTPMPATPVAPVNQSAAIDQINPTDLDHEHELTNLASLAQKRAADMLVEKKKARLKRSAKYELPTGTWVIILITFAALTFSIGLLVGRNMSNVLPASPNATQN, encoded by the coding sequence ATGCCTATCAAATTTCGGTGTCAACATTGTGATCAACTCATGGGAATTTCACGTTCCAAAGCAGGCGAAATTGTAGACTGCCCGACCTGCGGTTTATCGGTGCGAGTCCCTGGTCTGGATGGTCAAATTGCCCCCATCCCTCAGCCTAAGCTGAATCTAAAAGATTCAGAGTTGTCTAATGCGCTGGATGAATTAGCGTCAATCGGTACTAACGTCACGCTTGACAAGCAAGTAAATTCCGATCTCGACCACGATCTTCAGATTCCTAATTCAACAGCCCCTGAACCTCAAGTCAAAGAGCCAGATTCAGCAGAGGCATTCAAAGCTATCCCAGTCAGAGAAATTAATCATAGTGCCCTGGTTCAACAAGTTGAAGAAATCAACCCGACTCCGATGCCGGCAACACCAGTAGCTCCCGTCAACCAGTCAGCAGCAATAGATCAAATCAACCCGACTGATTTAGACCATGAACACGAATTGACCAACCTGGCCAGCCTCGCACAAAAACGTGCCGCCGATATGCTGGTAGAAAAAAAGAAAGCGCGGTTGAAACGTTCTGCAAAGTATGAACTACCCACGGGAACCTGGGTGATTATTCTAATCACATTTGCTGCATTGACTTTTTCAATCGGTTTACTTGTAGGCAGAAATATGTCCAATGTGCTACCTGCCTCTCCAAACGCAACTCAGAATTAA
- a CDS encoding CpaF family protein: protein MVLQSETTVETSTVEAKKAFQRLKTQLHHQMVDAIDFSKAGELPEEDLRVKLRGLAEHLCMQQDIELNQNNRDVMVREILDEIYGFGPLEPLMSDPDISDVLVNGADKVFIERNGVLEQTDINFADDEHVIQLIHRLVGRAGRRIDEVSPMVDAKLPDGSRLNAVIPPLALKGPTLSIRRFRTQALLFDDMVRMESLAPDMAKFLEIAVNGRLNILISGGTGAGKTTLLNNLSRYISGKERIVTIEQTAELQLQQPDVVSLEARPSNIEGQGEINQRDLLKNSLRMRPDRIIVGESRGGEVLEMLQAMNTGHDGSMSTVHANDTRDALDRLELMIALSGAELPNTIARRYIASAVHLLVHITRLPNGKRKVMRISELIGFQNGEYMVEDLFVYRITNVDSEGEVHGSFYATGHKPVAMNWLTQTNFNDSEDLFHARELELTQRPSDKQDE from the coding sequence ATGGTATTACAAAGCGAAACTACCGTTGAGACTTCAACAGTAGAAGCCAAAAAAGCCTTTCAAAGGTTGAAAACGCAACTGCATCATCAGATGGTCGACGCCATTGATTTTTCGAAAGCAGGAGAACTGCCTGAGGAAGATTTGCGTGTGAAGTTGCGAGGATTAGCAGAGCATCTCTGCATGCAACAAGATATTGAATTGAACCAAAATAATCGCGATGTGATGGTGCGCGAAATCCTGGACGAAATCTACGGTTTTGGTCCACTGGAACCATTAATGAGTGATCCTGACATCAGCGATGTGCTGGTAAATGGTGCCGACAAGGTTTTCATTGAACGTAACGGGGTTTTGGAACAAACCGATATCAACTTTGCTGACGACGAACACGTAATCCAATTGATTCACCGCCTTGTGGGTCGCGCCGGTCGCCGAATTGACGAAGTATCGCCGATGGTCGATGCCAAACTTCCCGATGGCTCCCGTTTAAACGCTGTCATTCCACCGTTGGCTTTAAAAGGTCCAACACTTTCTATTCGACGTTTCCGAACACAGGCTTTACTCTTTGATGATATGGTGCGAATGGAATCGCTAGCACCTGATATGGCAAAGTTCCTGGAAATCGCGGTTAATGGTCGCCTTAATATCCTGATTAGTGGTGGTACTGGTGCTGGAAAAACGACACTCTTGAATAATCTGAGCCGTTATATTTCTGGTAAAGAACGAATTGTCACCATCGAACAGACAGCGGAATTACAACTTCAGCAACCAGATGTGGTTTCTCTCGAAGCCCGACCTTCCAACATTGAAGGTCAAGGAGAAATTAACCAGAGAGACTTATTGAAAAACAGTCTTCGAATGCGGCCTGATCGCATCATTGTTGGTGAGTCGCGTGGCGGTGAAGTATTGGAAATGCTGCAGGCGATGAATACTGGTCACGATGGTTCGATGAGTACCGTTCACGCCAATGATACACGTGACGCCTTAGACCGGCTTGAGTTGATGATTGCACTATCAGGGGCAGAGCTTCCTAACACTATTGCCCGTCGTTATATCGCTTCAGCCGTTCACTTGCTGGTACACATTACTCGACTCCCCAATGGTAAACGAAAAGTTATGCGTATTTCGGAACTGATCGGGTTCCAGAATGGCGAATATATGGTGGAAGACCTGTTTGTCTATCGCATTACCAACGTTGATTCAGAAGGTGAAGTGCATGGATCATTTTATGCCACCGGTCATAAACCTGTTGCAATGAACTGGTTAACTCAGACTAACTTTAACGACTCCGAAGACCTCTTTCATGCACGTGAATTAGAATTAACTCAAAGACCATCAGACAAGCAGGATGAATAG
- a CDS encoding type II secretion system F family protein produces the protein MFTPTTITVFYAVCGLIILWMLYRIIRKKTPQPTEQETHEAVIETEETSLTPSTTSSASAPVTWKNRQLFSSDTTSGQDSVTALPQVEAADVPVMGTDDYVFGSATPALAEMMPESEGRQVQTKKELQAAGYYQPHALQNFSAIRYLSILGTLMLFGIALILAPERFEIPILIGMILVPILVWATPFLYITSKASDRRSEIEQGIPDMLDMLNMCVSQGMMVPRALQRVSGELGKVYPALAQELRIVIEQTNIGTFSQALSNFSKRIDVPEVHSFASLLIQTDQMGTDVTSALQEYSDNMRESLQQRADEKANKATFKLLFPTVLCLMPAIYIFLLGPAIVELSNFFNSGGSDSLNSTTDLFRDLGNR, from the coding sequence ATGTTTACACCAACAACAATTACAGTCTTTTATGCGGTTTGTGGTCTTATCATTCTGTGGATGTTGTATCGCATTATCCGAAAAAAGACTCCTCAGCCAACAGAGCAGGAAACTCATGAAGCTGTAATTGAAACTGAAGAAACGTCATTAACACCTTCAACGACTTCTTCAGCATCTGCCCCTGTAACGTGGAAAAACCGTCAGTTGTTTTCCTCTGATACTACAAGCGGACAAGATTCTGTGACCGCTCTACCACAAGTCGAAGCAGCCGATGTCCCCGTGATGGGTACTGATGACTATGTATTTGGCTCAGCGACCCCTGCCCTGGCTGAAATGATGCCGGAATCTGAAGGCAGACAAGTTCAAACGAAAAAAGAGTTACAGGCAGCGGGCTACTATCAACCACACGCTCTGCAAAACTTTTCTGCGATTCGTTATCTTTCGATTCTCGGCACACTCATGCTTTTTGGAATCGCATTGATCCTGGCACCAGAACGATTTGAAATCCCGATCCTGATTGGCATGATTCTGGTACCCATCCTTGTTTGGGCGACTCCATTCCTCTATATCACCAGCAAGGCTTCTGACCGAAGAAGTGAAATTGAACAGGGAATTCCCGATATGCTAGACATGCTCAACATGTGTGTGTCGCAAGGGATGATGGTTCCTCGTGCCTTGCAAAGAGTGAGTGGTGAATTAGGTAAAGTTTATCCAGCTTTGGCACAAGAGCTAAGAATTGTGATTGAACAGACAAATATTGGAACCTTTTCGCAAGCACTTTCGAATTTCAGTAAGCGAATTGACGTTCCCGAAGTTCATTCGTTCGCCTCTTTGTTGATTCAAACGGACCAAATGGGAACTGATGTGACATCTGCGCTTCAAGAATACAGTGATAATATGCGAGAAAGTCTGCAGCAACGTGCAGATGAAAAAGCCAACAAAGCAACGTTCAAACTACTATTTCCCACTGTTCTTTGTCTGATGCCTGCGATTTATATCTTCCTGTTGGGACCAGCGATTGTAGAACTTTCTAACTTCTTCAATTCTGGTGGAAGCGATAGTCTGAATAGTACGACTGATTTGTTCCGTGATCTTGGAAACCGTTAA
- a CDS encoding Gfo/Idh/MocA family oxidoreductase: MDVEEFLKRDVNRRQFLDRSARNAAGMAAGVVGLASNVSLAESSPNERVVLAGIGVRGQGKFLTSSMAGFSDVRFKTICDVDESVIPAAMKSIEKAQGVGPDFVTDFRKVLDDPEIDGVVIATPDHWHALMAIMACQAGKDVYVEKPVSHNFNEGMKIIEAGRKHQRVIQSGIHQRSGAHFQSAVDFVRSGKLGNVKLAKAWMIHRRKPIGKKKNASIPTGVNYDLWLGPAAKRPFNPNRFHYNWHWFWDYGTGEMGNWGVHMLDIARWGLGVELPEKISASGGKYFFDDDQETPDTQTVQFSYADKTLLWEHRLWSVHGMEGRNAAAAFYGDRGTLVVDRGGWKVYDQKEAATSGTSDQAVTHHRNFVDCIKTRNRPTSDIEIGHTSSALCHLGNIAYRVGREIHFDKKQARFVNDEQANGFLGREYRQNWELPQI; the protein is encoded by the coding sequence GTGGACGTAGAAGAATTTCTGAAAAGAGACGTGAATCGTCGTCAATTTCTAGATCGAAGTGCGCGAAATGCTGCCGGAATGGCTGCGGGCGTTGTTGGCTTGGCCAGTAATGTATCACTGGCAGAATCTTCGCCAAATGAACGAGTCGTCTTGGCCGGGATTGGCGTTCGTGGGCAGGGGAAATTTTTAACATCCAGTATGGCTGGTTTTTCCGATGTCCGATTCAAAACTATCTGCGATGTAGATGAATCAGTAATACCTGCAGCAATGAAGTCGATTGAAAAGGCACAGGGAGTAGGGCCAGACTTCGTAACGGATTTTCGTAAAGTTCTGGATGACCCGGAAATTGACGGAGTTGTTATCGCGACGCCTGACCATTGGCATGCATTGATGGCAATCATGGCTTGTCAGGCAGGAAAAGATGTCTATGTTGAAAAACCCGTTTCACATAATTTCAATGAAGGAATGAAGATTATCGAGGCAGGGAGAAAGCACCAGCGTGTGATTCAATCCGGAATTCATCAACGTAGTGGTGCGCATTTTCAATCTGCAGTTGATTTTGTACGTAGTGGAAAATTAGGCAACGTTAAATTGGCTAAAGCCTGGATGATTCATCGTCGGAAACCAATCGGTAAAAAGAAAAATGCATCAATTCCGACCGGAGTGAATTATGACCTCTGGTTGGGACCGGCTGCGAAACGTCCTTTTAATCCAAATCGATTTCATTATAACTGGCACTGGTTCTGGGATTATGGAACTGGTGAGATGGGCAACTGGGGAGTGCATATGCTGGATATTGCACGCTGGGGCCTTGGTGTAGAACTACCAGAGAAAATATCCGCTTCAGGAGGAAAATATTTCTTTGACGACGATCAGGAAACACCAGATACCCAAACTGTACAGTTTAGTTATGCAGATAAAACACTTCTATGGGAGCATCGACTTTGGAGCGTGCATGGCATGGAAGGTCGTAATGCTGCCGCTGCTTTTTATGGGGATCGAGGAACACTTGTGGTCGATCGGGGGGGGTGGAAAGTTTACGATCAGAAAGAGGCTGCTACTTCCGGAACCAGTGATCAGGCTGTAACACATCATCGCAATTTTGTGGATTGCATCAAGACAAGAAACAGACCAACTTCTGATATTGAGATTGGCCATACTTCAAGTGCTTTATGTCACCTGGGTAACATTGCTTATCGAGTCGGTAGAGAAATTCACTTTGACAAAAAACAAGCACGTTTTGTCAATGACGAACAGGCAAATGGATTCCTGGGACGAGAATACCGACAAAATTGGGAACTGCCACAGATCTAA
- the arsC gene encoding arsenate reductase (glutaredoxin) (This arsenate reductase requires both glutathione and glutaredoxin to convert arsenate to arsenite, after which the efflux transporter formed by ArsA and ArsB can extrude the arsenite from the cell, providing resistance.), giving the protein MIKIYHNPRCSKSRQALALIEESGNQLQVIEYLKSPPTAEELDSILKKLNREPQELMRKGEKIYRELNLAEQEMSREEAIAVMVEHPTLIERPIVVKGRKAVLGRPPENVNELL; this is encoded by the coding sequence ATGATCAAAATTTATCATAACCCACGTTGTAGTAAGAGTCGTCAAGCACTGGCTCTGATTGAAGAGTCGGGTAATCAACTACAAGTCATCGAATATTTAAAATCACCTCCGACTGCTGAAGAGTTGGATTCCATATTGAAAAAGTTAAATCGAGAGCCGCAAGAATTAATGCGTAAAGGAGAAAAAATTTATCGCGAACTGAATCTTGCTGAACAGGAGATGTCTCGCGAAGAAGCGATTGCCGTTATGGTAGAGCATCCCACATTGATTGAACGACCCATCGTGGTCAAGGGACGAAAAGCTGTACTGGGACGGCCTCCAGAGAATGTCAACGAACTCTTATAA
- a CDS encoding DUF1570 domain-containing protein translates to MLNRVFKHILSLFIFVSSYNLYSQNLQADLFTYVDESGQSVTVEAMLYGSGKRRGEMLHALILPDGSIRLVPQGKIKKRMLKEAPRPLTVKEMSEELSKKFGTEKFRFHLQSPFLVGVVLAAPLDGSDRTELRVKTFLEKAGRFLKNVEVIFETYSKKMGIELTDYEFPMAMLIFESDDDFEAYAKETTSLGAGVKNVLAYYSSVSNNLILRMSECSSFETPLHEAIHLQTSNRGVVKRFAPIPTWFMEGIATGFEGKGDRINVSPERINSHYALMSGVAKLLNWGEVVALNGVFRGSILSGDAYVHAWGLHWMLVNQYPKEYLTYVQNLSAKEPFEVSSPKQQYEEFVEIMKVRPESLQLKFKVELVQSILKQKLKLPPLDDRTVHLEKHKQEMAIVKMKATSYSRLAPPRIEGWLQNISPFRPMTFHVTVQTNAGTYAEWYLPNVGIRKKIKLKPQNAKQLMQGGLGGNWKTYHVEVESAYTNSKTAKEWAEGNLPVPVFYRRTITPSN, encoded by the coding sequence ATGTTGAATCGTGTTTTCAAACATATCCTGAGCCTCTTCATTTTTGTGTCTTCGTACAATCTCTATAGTCAGAATCTTCAGGCAGATCTCTTTACCTATGTAGATGAATCTGGCCAGTCAGTCACCGTTGAGGCAATGCTCTATGGATCTGGAAAGAGACGGGGAGAGATGCTGCATGCTTTAATACTACCCGATGGGTCTATCCGTCTTGTTCCACAGGGAAAAATCAAAAAACGCATGCTGAAAGAAGCCCCCAGGCCTCTGACAGTGAAAGAGATGTCTGAGGAGTTATCAAAGAAATTTGGTACTGAAAAATTTCGATTTCATTTGCAGAGCCCATTCCTTGTGGGGGTTGTACTGGCTGCACCATTGGATGGGTCTGACAGGACAGAACTCCGCGTAAAAACGTTTCTGGAGAAAGCAGGGCGATTCTTAAAAAATGTGGAAGTCATCTTCGAAACTTATAGTAAAAAAATGGGCATCGAATTAACTGATTATGAATTTCCAATGGCAATGCTCATCTTCGAATCAGATGATGATTTTGAAGCTTATGCTAAAGAAACAACTTCACTTGGGGCTGGTGTCAAGAATGTATTAGCCTATTATTCAAGCGTTTCTAACAATTTGATTCTTCGAATGAGTGAATGTAGTTCTTTTGAAACTCCTTTACATGAAGCCATTCATTTACAGACATCCAATCGAGGTGTTGTGAAGCGATTTGCGCCGATTCCAACCTGGTTTATGGAGGGGATTGCAACCGGATTTGAAGGTAAAGGGGATCGAATCAATGTAAGTCCCGAGCGAATTAATTCACATTATGCTCTGATGTCAGGCGTCGCAAAATTGTTGAATTGGGGAGAAGTGGTTGCCCTCAATGGAGTATTTCGCGGTAGCATTTTATCAGGCGATGCTTATGTGCATGCCTGGGGTCTGCATTGGATGTTGGTCAACCAGTATCCGAAGGAGTATCTCACTTACGTGCAGAATCTTTCAGCGAAAGAACCTTTCGAAGTGTCATCGCCAAAGCAACAATACGAAGAGTTTGTTGAAATTATGAAAGTCCGCCCGGAGTCTTTGCAACTTAAATTTAAAGTCGAATTAGTGCAATCGATTCTAAAGCAGAAGCTGAAGCTCCCTCCCTTAGACGACAGAACCGTTCATCTGGAAAAACATAAGCAGGAGATGGCCATCGTGAAAATGAAGGCGACATCATACTCTCGGCTTGCTCCTCCGCGAATAGAAGGTTGGCTGCAGAACATTTCTCCCTTTCGTCCCATGACCTTTCATGTCACAGTGCAGACAAATGCTGGTACTTATGCTGAGTGGTACTTGCCTAATGTCGGAATTCGTAAGAAAATTAAGCTGAAGCCACAGAATGCTAAGCAATTGATGCAGGGCGGTTTAGGAGGCAATTGGAAAACATACCATGTTGAGGTGGAATCTGCTTATACGAACAGTAAAACTGCAAAAGAATGGGCCGAGGGTAACTTACCGGTTCCTGTTTTTTATCGCAGAACGATAACTCCCTCAAATTAA
- a CDS encoding type II secretion system F family protein: MATDAAINTRNSADDFSEILRDRNKYATTDSKEIGNRVNGGFDELIVQSGIDAHPSVVLFFCLMMSILLGGLVFILQENFLSTSMAVMFGAMLPIGYLIFRRSRRQKQINEQLSDMIDELARSAKTGRSLTHCFIDVAEKTAAPLGDELKKSARRLQMGVSMKAALDGLYEQTGVASLNILSMALIVHQETGGDLVKVLERLARTIRDRMLFLGRLRTATAGSRATAVLMIALPPLILGFFILRDSTYLTTLMASSWGRGATFTAIALQVIGSIWVLRVLKTSQRT; this comes from the coding sequence ATGGCAACCGATGCCGCAATTAATACCCGTAATTCTGCAGATGATTTTTCCGAAATCCTCCGCGATCGAAATAAATATGCCACCACCGATTCTAAAGAAATTGGGAATCGTGTGAATGGTGGTTTTGATGAATTGATCGTCCAATCTGGAATCGACGCCCATCCAAGTGTTGTCTTGTTTTTCTGCTTGATGATGTCGATCCTGCTAGGCGGACTAGTCTTTATTTTACAGGAAAATTTCCTTTCCACATCGATGGCTGTAATGTTCGGGGCCATGCTACCTATCGGCTATTTAATTTTCCGACGCAGTCGACGCCAGAAACAAATCAATGAACAACTTTCGGATATGATTGACGAACTGGCTCGTTCTGCAAAAACGGGACGTAGCTTAACCCACTGTTTTATCGATGTCGCAGAAAAAACCGCAGCACCTTTAGGTGATGAACTCAAAAAGTCAGCCCGAAGGTTACAAATGGGCGTTTCGATGAAGGCGGCTTTGGATGGACTTTACGAACAAACCGGTGTAGCGAGTTTGAACATTCTTTCGATGGCATTAATCGTTCATCAGGAAACCGGGGGCGACCTGGTCAAAGTTCTTGAACGACTGGCAAGAACCATTCGTGACCGTATGTTATTTTTGGGTCGATTGCGAACAGCAACTGCCGGTAGCCGTGCGACGGCAGTTTTGATGATTGCCCTGCCCCCTTTGATTTTAGGGTTCTTCATCTTACGTGATTCAACTTATTTGACCACATTGATGGCGTCTTCCTGGGGGCGTGGAGCGACATTTACTGCTATCGCATTACAAGTAATTGGATCCATCTGGGTTCTAAGAGTCCTTAAAACAAGTCAACGTACCTGA